From the genome of Caloenas nicobarica isolate bCalNic1 chromosome 16, bCalNic1.hap1, whole genome shotgun sequence, one region includes:
- the DHX37 gene encoding probable ATP-dependent RNA helicase DHX37 isoform X1, with product MGRTRRRHNWKARLQHSPGQPPPAAQPLELPLELGDEARLKGIDGSNALVLPATKAKKKKVAGVVQKQKPPLSKKQKKNLQKVLEQKEKKKQRAELLSKLNEVQASEAEMKLLYTTSKLGTGERMYQTKRVMQEPGAAVPENIRSISGANKRRHSSESEPEEEPSSSEEETEEQQEEIEMSSGGASSAAGKPEEGAKAAVAPQQPAGPSAPVPRAAPSKPPCKPAVFIPVDRSPEVQEARLKLPILAEEQVIMEAISENPIVILCGETGSGKTTQVPQFLYEAGYASSSGMVGITEPRRVAAVSMSQRVAKEMNLSNRVVSYQIRYEGNVTDETQIKFMTDGVLLKEIQKDFLLSKYNVIIIDEAHERSMYTDILIGLLSRIVPLREKKGQPLKLIVMSATLRVEDFTDNNRLFSVTPPVIQVDARQFPVTVHFNKKTPLDDYSGECFRKVCKIHRMLPPGGILVFLTGQAEVHSLCRRLRKAFPFQKNNTAGGDDDREESVEEMRKFKKSRRRRKVMTLPKIDLDNYSVVPVDEGDEDRDAESDDDVAGSDIDLDLGDGDSEEDEKSDSSLPLYVLPLYSLLAPENQAKVFRAPPPGTRLCVVATNVAETSLTIPGIKYVVDCGKVKKRFYDKITGVSSFRVTWISQASANQRAGRAGRTEPGHCYRLYSSAVFMDFEKFSAPEITKRPVEDLILQMKALNIEKVINFPFPTPPPTEALAAAEELLIALGALKEPPRTGRLKQQLAAKLSCPISPLGRVMATFPVAPRYAKMLALSRQHDCLPYTITIVSAMTVRELFEEFDRPAVSEEETARLKGKKARLLQMQKIWAGQGPMQKLGDLMVMLGAVGACEYAGCTRKFCEENGLRYKAMLEIRRLRGQLTTAVNSVCTDADLYVDPKMKPPTEAQATYLRQIVLAGLGDHVARRVQAEELLDDKWKNAYKTALLEDPVFIHPSSILFKELPEFVVYQEIVETTKLYMNGVSAVEPEWIPVLLPPYCHFGKPLENSPPSYCPETGRIRCHRPSVFHRVSWQLPAVEVDYPEGIDRYKYFARFLLEGKVIEKLSSYSRCLLSSPLIMLKTWSKLQPRTESLLQALVAENCDNRDALLAAWKKNPKYLLAAYCQWIPEAMHDDLAKNWPPVAL from the exons atgggCCGGACCCGCCGCAGACACAACTGGAAAGCgcggctgcagcacagccccgggcagcccccgcccgccgcgcagCCCCTGGAGCTGCCGCTGGAGCTGGGAG ATGAAGCGAGGCTGAAGGGAATTGATGGAAGCAACGCCCTGGTCCTGCCagcaacaaaagcaaagaagaaaaaggtagcCGGTGTTGTCCAAAAACAGAAGCCGCCCCTgagcaagaaacagaagaaaaacctgcagaaagttttagagcaaaaggaaaagaaaaaacag CGAGCTGAGCTGCTGAGCAAGCTGAATGAGGTCCAAGCTTCTGAGGCAGAAATGAAACTCCTGTACACAACTTCCAAACTGGGTACCGGGGAGCGCATGTATCAGACTAAAAG GGTGATGCAGGAGCCGGGGGCCGCCGTACCCGAAAACATCCGGAGCATCAGCGGCGCAAACAAGAGAAGACACAGCTCAGAGTCGGAGCCTGAGGAAGAACCCAGCAGCTCCGAGGAGGAGACGGAAGAGCAGCAAGAAGAAATTGAAATGTCCTCAGGCGGCGCTTCGAGTGCAGCTGGAAAGCCAGAGGAAGGCGCGAAGGCGGCGGTTGCGCCGCAGCAGCCGGCGGGGCCCAGCGCGCCGGttccccgggcagcccccaGCAAACCGCCCTGCAAACCCGCGGTTTTCATTCCCGTGGACAGGTCTCCCGAGGTCCAG GAAGCGAGACTGAAGCTTCCAATCCTTGCCGAAGAGCAAGTCATCATGGAGGCCATCAGTGAGAATCCCATCGTGATCCTCTGTGGAGAGACGGGAAGCGGTAAAACCACACaagtgcctcagtttctctatGAAGCTGGCTATGCCAG TTCAAGCGGGATGGTTGGCATCACGGAGCCTCGGCGTGTGGCTGCGGTGTCCATGTCCCAGCGGGTCGCCAAGGAAATGAACTTGTCAAACAG AGTGGTTTCGTATCAAATCCGATACGAAGGCAACGTTACAGACGAAACGCAAATCAAGTTCATGACGGATGGTGTGCTGctgaaagaaattcagaag GACTTTCTGCTTTCAAAGTACAACGTCATTATAATTGACGAAGCCCACGAGAGGAGCATGTACACGGATATCTTGATCGGCCTCTTGTCTCGCATCGTGCCCCTTCGGGAAAAG AAGGGGCAGCCGCTGAAGCTGATCGTCATGTCGGCCACGCTTCGTGTCGAAGATTTCACCGATAACAACAGGCTGTTTTCTGTAACGCCTCCTGTGATTCAG GTAGACGCAAGGCAATTCCCTGTAACCGTTCATTTTAACAAGAAGACTCCCCTAGACGACTACAGTGGGGAGTGCTTCAGAAAGGTGTGTAAAATCCACCGAATGTTGCCCCCAG GCGGGATTTTGGTGTTTTTAACAGGCCAGGCAGAAGTTCACTCTCTCTGTAGAAGGCTAAGGAAAGCCTTTCCGttccaaaaaaacaacactgcaG GAGGAGATGATGACAGAGAAGAATCAGTGGAAGAAATGAGGAAATTTAAGAAATCGAGGAGGCGGAGGAAAGTTATG ACCCTCCCCAAAATTGATCTGGACAATTACTCCGTTGTACCAGTGGATGAAGGAGATGAAGACAGAGACGCTGAAAGCGATGACGATGTTGCAGGGTCTGATATTGACCTTGATTTAGGAGACGGAGACTCCGAAGAAG ATGAGAAATCTGATTCATCCCTTCCACTCTATGTGCTCCCACTTTATTCTTTGCTGGCACCAGAGAACCAAGCAAAG GTATTCAGGGCTCCCCCTCCTGGCACAAGACTGTGTGTCGTAGCCACCAACGTGGCCGAAACATCGCTTACCATCCCAGGCATCAAATACGTGGTTGACTGTGGAAAGGTCAAGAAACGTTTCTACGACAAAATCACCGGGGTTTCGTCTTTCAGAGTCACCTGGATATCTCAGGCGTCAGCGAACCAGCGGGCAGGTCGGGCTGGCCGGACGGAACCAGGGCACTGTTACAG GTTATACTCTTCAGCAGTCTTCATGGACTTCGAGAAATTTTCTGCTCCAGAAATAACAAAGCGACCAGTAGAGGACTTGATTCTGCAAATGAAGGCATTAAATATAGAAAAG GTGATCAACTTTCCGTTCCCAACACCACCTCCCACAGAAGCActtgcagcagctgaggagtTGCTGATAGCCCTGGGTGCCTTGAAGGAGCCCCCCAGGACAGGAAG gctgaagcagcagctggcagcaaaGCTGAGTTGCCCTATTAGTCCCCTGGGCAGAGTAATGGCCACTTTTCCTGTAGCCCCCCGCTACGCGAAGATGTTGGCCTTGAGCAGGCAGCACGACTGCCTGCCGTACACGATCACCATAGTGTCTGCAATGACCGTCCGGGAGCTTTTTGAAGAGTTCGACAG gCCAGCAGTAAGTGAGGAGGAGACGGCGAGACTGAAGGGGAAGAAAGCAAGGCTTCTGCAGATGCAAAAGAtctgggctgggcaggggccGATGCAGAAGCTCGGAGACCTCATGGTGATGTTAG GAGCAGTGGGGGCCTGTGAATATGCTGGATGTACCCGAAAATTCTGTGAGGAGAATGGGCTCCGATACAAAGCCATGCTGGAAATCCGGCGCTTGAGAGGGCAGCTGACAACAGCAG TGAACTCAGTCTGCACTGATGCTGATCTCTACGTTGATCCAAAGATGAAGCCCCCAACAGAAGCTCAAGCGACTTACTTGAGGCAGATcgtgctggcagggctgggggatcACGTTGCCCGAAGGGTTCAGGCAGAAGAGCTCCTGGACGACAAGTGGAAAAACGCCTACAAG ACCGCCCTCCTGGAGGACCCCGTGTTCATCCATCCCAGCTCAATCCTCTTCAAAGAGCTCCCAGAGTTTGTGGTGTATCAAGAAATAGTTGAGACTACAAAACTGTACATGAATG GTGTGTCCGCAGTCGAACCCGAGTGGATTCCTGTCCTGTTGCCCCCATACTGCCACTTTGGGAAGCCTCTGGAAAATTCTCCTCCATCTTACTGCCCCGAAACAGGCCGAATTCGATGTCACAGACCGAGTGTCTTTC ATCGAGTTAGCTGGCAGCTCCCGGCTGTGGAGGTTGATTACCCAGAAGGTATTGATCGCTACAAATACTTTGCCAGGTTCCTGCTGGAAGGAAAG GTCATTGAAAAGTTGAGTTCTTACAGCCGGTGTCTGCTGTCCAGTCCCCTCATAATGCTGAAAACATGGTCCAA ACTTCAGCCCAGGACAGAATCCCTCCTGCAGGCTCTAGTTGCAGAAAACTGTGATAATCGCGATGCTTTACTGGctgcatggaagaaaaatcctaAAT ATTTGCTCGCAGCCTATTGTCAGTGGATCCCCGAAGCAATGCACGATGATCTAGCCAAGAACTGGCCACCGGTAGCACTGTGA
- the DHX37 gene encoding probable ATP-dependent RNA helicase DHX37 isoform X2, translating into MQEPGAAVPENIRSISGANKRRHSSESEPEEEPSSSEEETEEQQEEIEMSSGGASSAAGKPEEGAKAAVAPQQPAGPSAPVPRAAPSKPPCKPAVFIPVDRSPEVQEARLKLPILAEEQVIMEAISENPIVILCGETGSGKTTQVPQFLYEAGYASSSGMVGITEPRRVAAVSMSQRVAKEMNLSNRVVSYQIRYEGNVTDETQIKFMTDGVLLKEIQKDFLLSKYNVIIIDEAHERSMYTDILIGLLSRIVPLREKKGQPLKLIVMSATLRVEDFTDNNRLFSVTPPVIQVDARQFPVTVHFNKKTPLDDYSGECFRKVCKIHRMLPPGGILVFLTGQAEVHSLCRRLRKAFPFQKNNTAGGDDDREESVEEMRKFKKSRRRRKVMTLPKIDLDNYSVVPVDEGDEDRDAESDDDVAGSDIDLDLGDGDSEEDEKSDSSLPLYVLPLYSLLAPENQAKVFRAPPPGTRLCVVATNVAETSLTIPGIKYVVDCGKVKKRFYDKITGVSSFRVTWISQASANQRAGRAGRTEPGHCYRLYSSAVFMDFEKFSAPEITKRPVEDLILQMKALNIEKVINFPFPTPPPTEALAAAEELLIALGALKEPPRTGRLKQQLAAKLSCPISPLGRVMATFPVAPRYAKMLALSRQHDCLPYTITIVSAMTVRELFEEFDRPAVSEEETARLKGKKARLLQMQKIWAGQGPMQKLGDLMVMLGAVGACEYAGCTRKFCEENGLRYKAMLEIRRLRGQLTTAVNSVCTDADLYVDPKMKPPTEAQATYLRQIVLAGLGDHVARRVQAEELLDDKWKNAYKTALLEDPVFIHPSSILFKELPEFVVYQEIVETTKLYMNGVSAVEPEWIPVLLPPYCHFGKPLENSPPSYCPETGRIRCHRPSVFHRVSWQLPAVEVDYPEGIDRYKYFARFLLEGKVIEKLSSYSRCLLSSPLIMLKTWSKLQPRTESLLQALVAENCDNRDALLAAWKKNPKYLLAAYCQWIPEAMHDDLAKNWPPVAL; encoded by the exons ATGCAGGAGCCGGGGGCCGCCGTACCCGAAAACATCCGGAGCATCAGCGGCGCAAACAAGAGAAGACACAGCTCAGAGTCGGAGCCTGAGGAAGAACCCAGCAGCTCCGAGGAGGAGACGGAAGAGCAGCAAGAAGAAATTGAAATGTCCTCAGGCGGCGCTTCGAGTGCAGCTGGAAAGCCAGAGGAAGGCGCGAAGGCGGCGGTTGCGCCGCAGCAGCCGGCGGGGCCCAGCGCGCCGGttccccgggcagcccccaGCAAACCGCCCTGCAAACCCGCGGTTTTCATTCCCGTGGACAGGTCTCCCGAGGTCCAG GAAGCGAGACTGAAGCTTCCAATCCTTGCCGAAGAGCAAGTCATCATGGAGGCCATCAGTGAGAATCCCATCGTGATCCTCTGTGGAGAGACGGGAAGCGGTAAAACCACACaagtgcctcagtttctctatGAAGCTGGCTATGCCAG TTCAAGCGGGATGGTTGGCATCACGGAGCCTCGGCGTGTGGCTGCGGTGTCCATGTCCCAGCGGGTCGCCAAGGAAATGAACTTGTCAAACAG AGTGGTTTCGTATCAAATCCGATACGAAGGCAACGTTACAGACGAAACGCAAATCAAGTTCATGACGGATGGTGTGCTGctgaaagaaattcagaag GACTTTCTGCTTTCAAAGTACAACGTCATTATAATTGACGAAGCCCACGAGAGGAGCATGTACACGGATATCTTGATCGGCCTCTTGTCTCGCATCGTGCCCCTTCGGGAAAAG AAGGGGCAGCCGCTGAAGCTGATCGTCATGTCGGCCACGCTTCGTGTCGAAGATTTCACCGATAACAACAGGCTGTTTTCTGTAACGCCTCCTGTGATTCAG GTAGACGCAAGGCAATTCCCTGTAACCGTTCATTTTAACAAGAAGACTCCCCTAGACGACTACAGTGGGGAGTGCTTCAGAAAGGTGTGTAAAATCCACCGAATGTTGCCCCCAG GCGGGATTTTGGTGTTTTTAACAGGCCAGGCAGAAGTTCACTCTCTCTGTAGAAGGCTAAGGAAAGCCTTTCCGttccaaaaaaacaacactgcaG GAGGAGATGATGACAGAGAAGAATCAGTGGAAGAAATGAGGAAATTTAAGAAATCGAGGAGGCGGAGGAAAGTTATG ACCCTCCCCAAAATTGATCTGGACAATTACTCCGTTGTACCAGTGGATGAAGGAGATGAAGACAGAGACGCTGAAAGCGATGACGATGTTGCAGGGTCTGATATTGACCTTGATTTAGGAGACGGAGACTCCGAAGAAG ATGAGAAATCTGATTCATCCCTTCCACTCTATGTGCTCCCACTTTATTCTTTGCTGGCACCAGAGAACCAAGCAAAG GTATTCAGGGCTCCCCCTCCTGGCACAAGACTGTGTGTCGTAGCCACCAACGTGGCCGAAACATCGCTTACCATCCCAGGCATCAAATACGTGGTTGACTGTGGAAAGGTCAAGAAACGTTTCTACGACAAAATCACCGGGGTTTCGTCTTTCAGAGTCACCTGGATATCTCAGGCGTCAGCGAACCAGCGGGCAGGTCGGGCTGGCCGGACGGAACCAGGGCACTGTTACAG GTTATACTCTTCAGCAGTCTTCATGGACTTCGAGAAATTTTCTGCTCCAGAAATAACAAAGCGACCAGTAGAGGACTTGATTCTGCAAATGAAGGCATTAAATATAGAAAAG GTGATCAACTTTCCGTTCCCAACACCACCTCCCACAGAAGCActtgcagcagctgaggagtTGCTGATAGCCCTGGGTGCCTTGAAGGAGCCCCCCAGGACAGGAAG gctgaagcagcagctggcagcaaaGCTGAGTTGCCCTATTAGTCCCCTGGGCAGAGTAATGGCCACTTTTCCTGTAGCCCCCCGCTACGCGAAGATGTTGGCCTTGAGCAGGCAGCACGACTGCCTGCCGTACACGATCACCATAGTGTCTGCAATGACCGTCCGGGAGCTTTTTGAAGAGTTCGACAG gCCAGCAGTAAGTGAGGAGGAGACGGCGAGACTGAAGGGGAAGAAAGCAAGGCTTCTGCAGATGCAAAAGAtctgggctgggcaggggccGATGCAGAAGCTCGGAGACCTCATGGTGATGTTAG GAGCAGTGGGGGCCTGTGAATATGCTGGATGTACCCGAAAATTCTGTGAGGAGAATGGGCTCCGATACAAAGCCATGCTGGAAATCCGGCGCTTGAGAGGGCAGCTGACAACAGCAG TGAACTCAGTCTGCACTGATGCTGATCTCTACGTTGATCCAAAGATGAAGCCCCCAACAGAAGCTCAAGCGACTTACTTGAGGCAGATcgtgctggcagggctgggggatcACGTTGCCCGAAGGGTTCAGGCAGAAGAGCTCCTGGACGACAAGTGGAAAAACGCCTACAAG ACCGCCCTCCTGGAGGACCCCGTGTTCATCCATCCCAGCTCAATCCTCTTCAAAGAGCTCCCAGAGTTTGTGGTGTATCAAGAAATAGTTGAGACTACAAAACTGTACATGAATG GTGTGTCCGCAGTCGAACCCGAGTGGATTCCTGTCCTGTTGCCCCCATACTGCCACTTTGGGAAGCCTCTGGAAAATTCTCCTCCATCTTACTGCCCCGAAACAGGCCGAATTCGATGTCACAGACCGAGTGTCTTTC ATCGAGTTAGCTGGCAGCTCCCGGCTGTGGAGGTTGATTACCCAGAAGGTATTGATCGCTACAAATACTTTGCCAGGTTCCTGCTGGAAGGAAAG GTCATTGAAAAGTTGAGTTCTTACAGCCGGTGTCTGCTGTCCAGTCCCCTCATAATGCTGAAAACATGGTCCAA ACTTCAGCCCAGGACAGAATCCCTCCTGCAGGCTCTAGTTGCAGAAAACTGTGATAATCGCGATGCTTTACTGGctgcatggaagaaaaatcctaAAT ATTTGCTCGCAGCCTATTGTCAGTGGATCCCCGAAGCAATGCACGATGATCTAGCCAAGAACTGGCCACCGGTAGCACTGTGA
- the BRI3BP gene encoding BRI3-binding protein, translating to MAARRLPTFLLVLALLLGSPAGPGVRAARSRGAEKQNSLRRAASGLYQGVSGLFGEDNVRALQKFFSRLTERFVNGVDILMDTFWRIWTDLLDVLGIDASNLTHYFSPAAIANNPTRALLLIGAILLAYWFLSLFLGFFFYLLHMLFGRFFWIARVALFTLSCVYILQKYEGDPEHAVLPLCFVVAVYFMTGPVGFYWRRNSSSSLEEKMDHLDSQIRLLNIRLSRVIESLDRGSDQ from the exons ATGGCGGCGCGGCGGTTGCCGACGTTTCTTCTtgtcctggctctgctgttGGGGAGCCCGGCGGGTCCCGGGGTTCGGGCAGCGAGGAGCCGAGGAGCCGAGAAACAAAACAGCCTCCGGCGAGCCGCCAGCGGGCTCTACCAAGGGGTCAGCGGGCTGTTCGGCGAGGACAACGTGAGGGCCCTGCAGAAG tttttctccAGGTTGACAGAAAGGTTTGTGAATGGGGTGGATATATTAATGGACACATTCTGGAGAATATGGACTGATTTGTTAGATGTCCTTGGAATTGATG cctCCAACTTGACTCATTATTTCAGCCCCGCGGCGATCGCCAACAACCCGACCCGCGCTCTTCTGCTGATCGGTGCCATTTTACTTGCCTATTGGTTTTTATCTCTCTTCCTTGGATTCTTCTTCTATCTCCTGCACATGCTGTTCGGTCGCTTTTTCTGGATTGCCAGGGTTGCCCTTTTCACCCTCTCGTGCGTGTACATCCTTCAGAAGTACGAAGGTGACCCAGAACACGCTGTCCTGCCCCTTTGCTTTGTTGTAGCCGTCTACTTCATGACGGGGCCGGTTGGATTTTActggagaagaaacagcagcagcagccttgaGGAGAAGATGGACCACCTGGATAGTCAGATCAGACTCCTGAACATCCGTCTGTCCAGGGTGATCGAAAGCCTGGACAGAGGCAGTGACCAATAA